The DNA sequence gattttaaaatagtTTGTAAAATACTAACAATACTCCATAAAATGATATTCAATTACGGTTAACATTTCAAAACGGTATATGTACAGTTACATAAAGGGGCCAAGGTATTTATGACATCTTGTAGTAAATACATTCCCTGGGATTTGACCTTTTAGCCGTCGGATGATTAAAATGCTGTTTTTGAGTTCATGTAGAACAAACTTCAAAATCAAAATACCTGAGAAAATAGGTAATATATACGCTGGTGATATTTTCAATCTGCAAAATAAAAACTGACGTTCCTAATTACAAATTCATCAAGATAACGCCCGAAGTGAGTTTCGCCCTACTATCCCATCGCAATCCAACATTGTCCTTAGAAATATCTCGTGGTTTTGCCTGTGTGGAAAGTGTTCGGCGTACTGCTTTTGGTCCCCGTTTGTGTAACCTCCACTGGCTTTAGGCTAGCCCAGGGGTCCTGTACCATGGACGGGCTGTAATACTTCTCCACTCCGCCACCGCCCCTCTCCCTGACAAACGGGGTGGATGTCTGCGGTGAACCCTTTAAAGAAAGATTAATTCGGTATTAAGTATGAGAAAAGGTCGACGGCTGTTCCCAGCATGTAAAATACGAATTCATAGACAATGTACGCAAACCATATAAATGTTAACATGTCCACCAACACCCTCCACTATGAAGGTTGTGTGTTTACCTGAAAGCCACGACGATACGGGGAAGGACTGTGCGTTTGGTACGGAGACTGGTGCCTATAGGACTGACCACCGCGGCCGTTCCCGTCCTGTCTGCGCGGTGTACGCATGGGTGAGGATGTGTTACCATAATACCCCTCACTCGGCCCAAAACTCCTGTTATTGTTACCGAAATCTCTCGAGGAATTAGGAGAACCCCCAAAGTTTCCGAATCGTTGTCCGGTAGAGGGGGAACCAGACCCGCGGTACCCCAATGTGGGTGGGCAAAACCTTCCTCCGTCGCCGCTGCCTTGGTTGTCCGCTCCGGGGCTCCTGAAACCTCCCATCGGCGGCCTCATTCCACCCGGGCTTGGAAATCTCGTGTTACCTCTCTGCATCTTACACTGTTATATAAAACAGTGAGTAAATATTTTTCACCTGTTTCAGCTCCTAACTATCTCCAAATGAAGTGAGTTTACTACCTgcgtagtctcgcaaagccagaccaaactacagcaagtagaatacTACCTGCGAGACTCCCGCTTCTGTTATTATTGAGTACtaaaccggaaccggaaatACTTTATCCTCAAGGCGTTTTTGGTTTCGGTCCGTCCACCAGCCGTTGCACTGCCACCTAGTTGTAACATTTAGTATGACGTCTCTATTATTGTTTATATTCACTGTGTTCACGTCAGTTAGGTTTATTATGAAATATTTTCAACTCAATCGAGCAATCGTATACATCATATACATCTCTAAATTTGAATTATAATGCTTTTCAAACAAACTTATAATGcttttcaaacaaacaaactttttcAAACAAAACGGTTGCTAGGTGTTGTGCTCATTCGAGGGGCAAGTACCGGTAGTAGGCCCACTGGGCCATTAGTAGCAAGATCAGACAGAGAAGGACGGACTGGAGAAACAATGACTCAGGTATCCGCTCATTAGACTCACATTCTACATGAATAGATGCCCTTTGTTAATTTGCTTTGCATACTAAAATATTAAACTGAAACTTTGACTACCTTGACCTGCATCTGGTCTACAGAGAAACAAGTCAATCAAAGTTATGTAACACTGTAATGTAGCAATTACATCTTACAAACTAAATCCTCATTAAGGACTACATTTTATAACCCATACTAATTTTTTCACGTTAGAATGTCAAGTGAGACGAAATCTGACGGGCACAATATACAACATTCATGCTATCAACAACATCCAGATGTGTTGTTGCGGTCCCTAAAAGCCATTTGAGTCTGTGACTCACATGACTGCTAATGGTGGTACCATTACTGTGATAGCAGTTTTGTACTGTAATCTTGACCAAATCCTTTGCATAGGTTAAAAGTGTGTTTGATATTTTGAATTCAGCCAAGTTGGCTTATAAGGAGTATTATGACTAGAATCAAAATGGCTGTGTGTTGTAGCATCATATTATCTCATGTTATACAGGGGCAGGATGTTGTACTGGCTAGGGTGTTAGCCGAAATGCCCTGGGTTCGATACCCCATtcccacagtctacctgtagacaTCCTTGGGCGATGCGAtaccccaaccccctacctgctctttattAATGACATCTGCAAAACGACCTCAGGGAAAATGATAACTTCAAAAAACATGTGAATGGGCAGAGAAACATATTCTCGTTAGACCTTCCGAAGCCTTCGCCCTTCCCAGCATTCCCCCAAAAGCCCCCTGC is a window from the Gadus chalcogrammus isolate NIFS_2021 chromosome 8, NIFS_Gcha_1.0, whole genome shotgun sequence genome containing:
- the mplkip gene encoding M-phase-specific PLK1-interacting protein is translated as MQRGNTRFPSPGGMRPPMGGFRSPGADNQGSGDGGRFCPPTLGYRGSGSPSTGQRFGNFGGSPNSSRDFGNNNRSFGPSEGYYGNTSSPMRTPRRQDGNGRGGQSYRHQSPYQTHSPSPYRRGFQGSPQTSTPFVRERGGGGVEKYYSPSMVQDPWASLKPVEVTQTGTKSSTPNTFHTGKTTRYF